The Patescibacteria group bacterium genome window below encodes:
- the gap gene encoding type I glyceraldehyde-3-phosphate dehydrogenase: MNIAINGFGRIGRAVFKALLNKPGVKVVAINDLTDTKTLAHLFSYDSCYGTYAGTVKSTTGGLVINGKTYPVLAEKDPSVLPWGKMKVDAVIESTGRFTERAQAELHIKAGAKKVIISAPGKDDSIKTYVLGVNEDKIKKNDKVISMASCTTNCLSPVTDILRQAFGLEKAIMTTIHSYTADQNLVDGPHKDLRRARAAALSIIPTSTGAAKAVTKTIPSLVGRFDGLAVRVPTPVGSLCDVVYVTKKKVTVEQVNKILRQAAKQARYRGLVAVTNEPIVSQDIVGRPESAVVDLSLTAVVGDNLLKVISWYDNEWGYSNRLADLCFYLKKKGLY; encoded by the coding sequence ATGAATATTGCCATTAATGGTTTTGGCCGTATCGGCCGAGCGGTTTTTAAAGCTTTGTTAAATAAACCTGGTGTTAAGGTGGTGGCCATCAACGACCTAACCGACACCAAAACTTTAGCCCACCTTTTTTCCTATGATAGTTGTTATGGGACTTATGCGGGGACGGTTAAGTCCACTACCGGTGGTTTGGTAATTAATGGAAAGACCTATCCGGTCTTAGCTGAAAAAGATCCATCAGTTTTGCCTTGGGGGAAAATGAAGGTTGATGCGGTAATTGAATCAACTGGGCGTTTTACCGAAAGAGCGCAAGCTGAACTTCATATTAAAGCTGGAGCTAAGAAAGTAATAATTTCTGCACCAGGTAAAGACGATTCCATTAAGACCTATGTTTTAGGTGTTAATGAAGATAAGATTAAAAAAAATGACAAAGTTATTTCTATGGCTTCTTGTACCACCAATTGTTTAAGTCCTGTAACCGACATTTTAAGACAAGCTTTTGGTTTAGAGAAGGCTATTATGACCACTATTCATTCATATACTGCTGATCAGAACCTGGTAGACGGACCCCATAAGGACTTACGACGAGCCAGGGCGGCTGCTTTAAGTATAATCCCGACTTCCACTGGTGCAGCTAAAGCTGTTACTAAAACCATTCCTTCTTTAGTTGGTCGTTTTGATGGTTTAGCTGTGCGGGTACCTACTCCGGTTGGTTCTTTATGTGATGTTGTTTATGTTACGAAAAAGAAAGTTACGGTTGAACAAGTTAATAAGATTTTACGACAAGCTGCAAAACAAGCTCGTTATCGTGGTTTAGTAGCTGTTACCAATGAACCGATTGTTTCTCAAGATATTGTCGGACGACCGGAAAGTGCGGTGGTTGACCTATCTTTAACCGCTGTAGTGGGAGATAATCTTTTAAAAGTTATTTCTTGGTATGATAACGAATGGGGTTATAGTAATCGTTTAGCCGATCTTTGTTTCTATCTTAAGAAAAAAGGTCTTTATTAA
- a CDS encoding cytidylate kinase family protein: MIVSFSGSPGSGKSGIAERLAKELGWPYYDIGMLRRRLAGERGMTLEEYNTLGESDPSTDLEVDNYQKDLGTKEDNFIITGRTSWYFIPHSFKIYLFTDMSIGAERIFNDVKNRNEAAPFKNIEDVIKALKRRIASDDLRYKKYFNIEVNDLSNYDWVLDTGILDKEEAFRSVKERVVQEMENRDN, encoded by the coding sequence ATGATAGTTTCTTTTAGTGGTTCACCAGGTTCTGGTAAGTCAGGTATAGCCGAAAGATTGGCTAAGGAGCTTGGCTGGCCCTATTATGACATAGGTATGCTTAGAAGGCGATTAGCTGGTGAACGGGGTATGACACTTGAAGAATATAACACTCTGGGCGAGAGTGATCCAAGCACCGATTTAGAGGTGGATAATTATCAAAAAGATCTGGGCACCAAAGAAGATAATTTTATCATTACCGGTAGAACTTCTTGGTATTTTATTCCCCATTCTTTTAAAATATATTTGTTTACTGATATGTCAATAGGTGCTGAAAGAATTTTTAATGATGTTAAGAATCGCAATGAAGCCGCTCCTTTTAAAAACATAGAAGATGTTATTAAGGCATTGAAACGTCGTATAGCTAGTGATGATTTGCGTTACAAGAAGTATTTTAATATAGAGGTTAATGATTTATCCAACTATGATTGGGTGTTGGATACAGGCATCTTAGACAAAGAGGAAGCTTTTAGATCGGTTAAGGAGAGGGTAGTGCAAGAGATGGAAAATAGGGATAATTAA
- a CDS encoding RluA family pseudouridine synthase, producing the protein MKKEIKKKADQNIYLPEENWWGQRLDKWLADKLTIARSLARQLVLEKAVLLNEQNAKPHALLREGDRLEIVRKNILSDLTAIKGKKGKKSKKEKDEEEKKREQEIEDFNIEIIAKTKDYLVVNKPAGLLTHPAPSSAAPSLTTWLLKKYPQVSSVGEDLNRPGIVHRVDKDASGLLVVALNNNFFNHLKEQFKKRQVKKIYQALVYDAALPDEFEVNFLIERSSDGSKMAAKPLSQTGRTATTKVKVIKKFYNYALLEVTIATGRTHQIRVHLSAYTHPIVGDNIYGQVKHKKMNLKFGLKRIFLVATKLSFEDLAGKKVEFSIELPNELTEFLKIIK; encoded by the coding sequence ATGAAGAAAGAAATTAAAAAAAAGGCAGACCAAAATATTTACTTACCAGAAGAAAATTGGTGGGGACAACGTTTGGATAAATGGTTAGCAGATAAGTTAACTATTGCCAGATCTTTAGCCAGGCAACTGGTACTTGAAAAAGCAGTTTTGTTAAATGAGCAAAACGCTAAGCCCCATGCTCTTTTAAGAGAGGGAGATAGGTTAGAGATTGTTAGAAAGAATATTCTAAGCGATTTAACTGCTATTAAGGGTAAAAAAGGTAAAAAAAGCAAGAAGGAAAAAGATGAGGAAGAAAAGAAAAGAGAACAAGAAATTGAAGATTTTAACATTGAAATTATCGCCAAGACCAAAGATTATTTAGTGGTTAATAAGCCGGCTGGTCTTTTAACTCATCCGGCACCAAGCTCTGCCGCTCCTTCTTTAACTACTTGGCTTTTAAAAAAATATCCGCAAGTTTCTTCGGTTGGGGAAGATTTAAACAGACCAGGGATAGTTCACCGAGTAGATAAAGACGCTTCAGGTCTTTTAGTGGTTGCTTTAAATAATAATTTTTTCAATCACCTTAAAGAGCAGTTTAAGAAGAGACAAGTTAAGAAGATTTATCAGGCGTTGGTTTATGATGCGGCTTTACCGGATGAGTTTGAGGTTAACTTTTTAATTGAAAGATCATCAGACGGCTCTAAAATGGCTGCTAAGCCTTTAAGTCAAACGGGAAGGACGGCGACCACCAAAGTTAAGGTTATTAAGAAGTTTTATAATTACGCTTTACTTGAAGTTACAATTGCTACCGGCAGGACTCATCAGATAAGGGTTCATTTATCCGCTTATACTCATCCGATAGTCGGGGATAATATTTATGGACAAGTTAAGCATAAGAAGATGAATCTTAAATTCGGACTTAAGAGAATATTTTTAGTAGCTACCAAGCTTTCTTTTGAAGATTTAGCCGGTAAGAAGGTTGAGTTTTCCATTGAGCTTCCTAATGAGTTGACAGAATTTTTAAAGATTATAAAGTAA
- a CDS encoding glycosyltransferase: protein MSFKKTIIYPGSLASLTLFKDLLRSLKERGLLIKVGSSFLFNSLWSALLLWPFWVVLFWPVLLFKRWIRGVRTIVCGGLVDKLIITLPARLSGCRVIWLVAPKTEETSKRRSLGFLLKPLSRLALVLSWGKAVDEGLYLGKKIVLPLAHRPAEVYQEGLYRQLAKPQRRRFVVGSVLKQAKAEEYERLISAIGVAVSICPIVELVIIGEGEAHKQVQWLVRKLGLEGHVWLTGEDRRTQTWFESLDLYLVPQRELNLDELSDVLSAMSYSLPVIATKNLGLDEIIGREAGLLIDSFDNETVANAIVKLQQNEELLKDLAKQASLRVASLTEENLAQRFYEIITND from the coding sequence ATGTCTTTTAAGAAAACAATTATTTATCCCGGCTCACTCGCTTCTTTAACTCTTTTTAAAGATCTTTTAAGATCTTTAAAAGAAAGAGGTCTTTTAATTAAAGTTGGTTCTTCTTTTTTGTTTAACTCTCTTTGGTCTGCTTTATTATTATGGCCTTTTTGGGTTGTGTTATTTTGGCCTGTCTTACTTTTTAAAAGATGGATTAGGGGAGTTAGAACAATAGTTTGCGGTGGGTTAGTGGATAAGCTAATTATTACCTTACCGGCTCGTTTAAGCGGTTGTCGTGTTATCTGGTTAGTGGCACCAAAAACTGAAGAAACAAGCAAAAGAAGAAGTTTGGGTTTTTTGTTAAAACCACTTTCTCGTTTGGCTTTGGTCTTGTCTTGGGGTAAGGCCGTAGACGAGGGTCTTTACTTAGGTAAAAAGATTGTGTTACCCTTAGCCCATCGTCCAGCTGAGGTTTATCAGGAAGGGCTTTATCGTCAATTAGCTAAGCCGCAAAGAAGGCGTTTTGTAGTTGGTTCTGTTTTAAAACAAGCCAAAGCCGAAGAATATGAGCGACTTATTTCAGCTATTGGGGTTGCTGTCTCTATTTGTCCGATTGTTGAGTTGGTGATTATTGGCGAAGGAGAGGCTCATAAACAAGTACAATGGTTGGTGAGAAAACTTGGTTTAGAGGGGCATGTTTGGTTAACTGGCGAAGATAGGCGAACCCAAACTTGGTTTGAAAGTTTGGATCTTTATTTGGTTCCGCAAAGGGAACTTAATCTTGATGAATTAAGCGATGTTTTATCCGCCATGTCTTATTCCCTGCCGGTAATAGCTACTAAAAATCTTGGTCTTGATGAGATTATCGGGCGGGAAGCTGGTTTACTTATTGATTCTTTTGATAATGAAACAGTAGCTAACGCTATTGTTAAACTTCAACAAAACGAAGAGTTGCTAAAAGATTTAGCCAAACAAGCCAGCCTGCGAGTAGCTTCTTTAACTGAAGAAAATTTAGCCCAAAGATTTTATGAAATTATAACGAACGATTAA
- a CDS encoding flippase, producing the protein MELSARVASNTAIQVIGKILSTLLALAAVALVTRYLGSYGFGQFITALTFVTFFSILADFGLTMVTSQMISKPGADRSKLLGNLFTFRIVTAAVCLGLAPLLVWFFPYDQAVKEGVLIAGVAFFFILLCQPFVSLFQRDLKTDRIAYAETGSRLLLLAFTAGAIYLDWGLSGVLWAMAAANIFSFIFHYFFARSYTSIKWRYDKEIWLDIVKRSWPLIITITLNLIYLRADTLLLSLFRSPDEVGLYGAAYRVIDVLVTVPFILGGTVLPILTARWASGDKQAYIRGWQKTFDASAIIALPMVVGGIVLAGPIMMLLAGDEFVAAGPILKVLMPAAGAVFFSALFSYTMISFDRQKSMIPAYALTAFVALALYLLLIPTYSYTAAAWITLLSEVIILILAWRLIRRYGDIKPNGKIFAKALLASLAMGLFIIILPQIENVILSLVLSIFSGAVVYLLLLYRLGGFKFKDLNFFTKRFSP; encoded by the coding sequence ATGGAATTATCTGCTCGCGTCGCTTCCAATACCGCCATCCAGGTTATTGGCAAGATTTTAAGCACTTTGTTGGCCTTGGCCGCTGTTGCTTTGGTAACCAGATATCTTGGTAGCTATGGTTTTGGGCAATTTATCACTGCCCTGACTTTTGTTACCTTCTTTTCAATTTTGGCTGACTTTGGCTTAACTATGGTGACTTCGCAAATGATTAGCAAGCCGGGTGCCGACCGAAGTAAGCTCTTGGGCAATCTTTTTACTTTTAGGATAGTTACGGCGGCTGTTTGTCTTGGTTTGGCACCTCTTTTGGTTTGGTTTTTTCCTTATGATCAGGCTGTTAAAGAGGGAGTCTTAATTGCCGGAGTAGCCTTTTTCTTTATATTACTTTGCCAACCCTTTGTTAGTCTTTTTCAAAGAGATTTAAAAACTGATCGTATCGCTTATGCGGAAACTGGTAGTCGTTTACTTCTTTTAGCTTTTACGGCCGGCGCTATCTATCTTGATTGGGGTTTAAGTGGTGTACTTTGGGCCATGGCGGCGGCTAACATTTTTTCTTTTATCTTTCATTATTTTTTTGCTCGTTCTTATACTTCAATTAAATGGCGCTATGACAAAGAAATTTGGTTAGATATTGTTAAAAGATCTTGGCCTCTAATTATTACCATTACTCTTAATCTTATTTACCTACGAGCCGATACTTTACTTTTATCTTTGTTTCGTTCTCCAGATGAAGTCGGTCTTTATGGTGCGGCTTACCGGGTGATTGATGTTTTAGTGACAGTACCTTTTATTTTAGGTGGGACTGTTTTGCCGATCTTAACTGCTCGTTGGGCTTCGGGGGATAAACAGGCTTACATAAGGGGTTGGCAAAAAACTTTTGACGCTTCGGCAATTATTGCCCTACCTATGGTGGTGGGAGGTATTGTTTTAGCTGGACCGATTATGATGCTTTTGGCGGGAGATGAATTTGTGGCTGCCGGACCAATTTTAAAAGTTTTAATGCCGGCGGCTGGTGCAGTTTTCTTTAGTGCACTGTTTAGTTATACTATGATTAGTTTTGATCGACAAAAGTCAATGATCCCAGCCTATGCCTTAACGGCTTTTGTTGCCCTAGCTCTTTATCTACTCCTTATTCCAACTTATTCTTACACAGCTGCTGCTTGGATTACCTTATTGAGTGAAGTTATTATCCTTATTTTGGCTTGGCGCTTAATTCGTCGTTATGGAGATATTAAGCCTAATGGAAAAATCTTTGCTAAAGCTCTTTTAGCTTCTTTGGCTATGGGTTTATTTATAATTATTTTACCTCAAATAGAGAACGTTATTCTTAGTTTGGTTTTGTCGATATTTTCCGGAGCGGTTGTTTATCTTTTACTGCTTTATCGGCTTGGTGGTTTTAAGTTTAAGGATCTTAACTTTTTTACCAAAAGATTTTCTCCTTAG
- a CDS encoding ROK family protein yields the protein MTRAKRYRLGLDIGGTKIAGVLLLNNKVVENSVLATPKDTLDHFLIMSQAVLEPLLHKVEKNKGEIIGLGIGIPGVIDIPKQKIINVPNVPILNKQKLGELLKERLNMPNLNCLMDNDVNCFIRAEAVLGAGRKSNNVYGLTIGTGIGGGWWYNGDVYYGAYNAAGEPGHMVIDADNGLTLQQAYNKLTQNNAATLAQEAYRGDRLAEKSFEEFGKYLGTALSTIVNIIDPEIIIMGGGVMSSGDLFLTSAKESLAKYTFTPQARTTKLVKGKLGPMAGAIGAALLPKEKSKE from the coding sequence ATGACTCGCGCTAAACGCTATCGTTTGGGATTAGACATTGGCGGCACTAAAATAGCCGGTGTGCTTTTACTTAATAATAAAGTAGTGGAAAATTCTGTTTTAGCCACCCCCAAAGACACGCTGGATCACTTCCTTATCATGAGCCAAGCGGTTTTGGAGCCCTTGCTTCATAAAGTTGAAAAAAACAAAGGAGAAATTATTGGATTAGGAATAGGGATACCGGGTGTTATAGACATACCTAAACAAAAAATAATCAATGTACCCAATGTACCAATCTTAAACAAACAGAAGCTAGGAGAACTGTTAAAAGAAAGATTAAACATGCCAAATCTGAATTGTCTAATGGATAATGATGTTAATTGTTTTATAAGAGCCGAAGCGGTTTTAGGTGCCGGCAGAAAATCAAATAACGTCTACGGTCTGACCATCGGTACAGGTATTGGTGGTGGTTGGTGGTATAACGGTGATGTCTATTACGGTGCCTATAACGCGGCTGGCGAACCAGGTCATATGGTGATTGATGCAGATAATGGCCTCACTCTCCAACAAGCTTATAATAAACTTACCCAAAACAACGCCGCTACTCTAGCCCAAGAAGCTTATCGCGGAGATCGTCTGGCAGAAAAAAGTTTTGAAGAATTCGGTAAATATCTTGGCACAGCCTTAAGTACGATTGTTAATATTATAGACCCGGAAATTATAATTATGGGCGGAGGAGTTATGTCCTCGGGTGATTTATTTCTAACAAGCGCCAAGGAAAGCTTGGCTAAATATACTTTTACCCCGCAAGCCAGAACAACCAAATTAGTTAAAGGTAAACTAGGCCCAATGGCCGGAGCTATTGGAGCAGCCCTTTTGCCTAAAGAAAAGTCTAAAGAGTAG
- a CDS encoding glycosyltransferase family 2 protein codes for MDISIIIVNYKSKGLTLNCLKSIEEADFGDLHKEVIVVDNNSDETIGEIIAWQYPKTIFIQSEKNLGMGGGNNLGLRRASGDYLFIMNPDTMAFPDMFTELYCLMEEDKEIGLAGPKQFNPDQSVQDSAYRWHNLLTPFYRRTFLGKLPFGKKALDNFLTRDFKKDSVTEVDWLLGSCLCLRRKAWEEVGGFDERFFLYFEDTDLARRFWVKGWKVVYCPQAKVIHNHNRQSAAKPWYTSPFNSAGRQHILSWLKYLKKWGLKNPANRV; via the coding sequence ATGGATATATCAATTATTATTGTTAACTATAAGAGTAAGGGATTAACACTTAACTGTCTTAAATCTATAGAAGAGGCTGATTTTGGCGATTTACATAAAGAGGTAATTGTGGTGGATAACAATTCAGACGAGACCATAGGGGAAATTATCGCCTGGCAATATCCCAAAACAATCTTTATCCAAAGTGAAAAAAACTTGGGTATGGGTGGTGGTAATAATCTTGGTTTAAGGAGAGCTTCGGGGGATTATCTTTTTATCATGAATCCGGATACCATGGCTTTTCCCGATATGTTTACCGAACTTTATTGTTTAATGGAAGAAGACAAAGAAATAGGTTTAGCTGGACCTAAACAATTCAATCCGGATCAGAGTGTGCAAGATTCTGCTTATCGTTGGCATAATCTTTTAACCCCTTTTTATCGTCGGACTTTTTTGGGTAAATTACCTTTTGGAAAAAAGGCTTTGGATAATTTTTTAACTCGTGACTTTAAAAAAGATTCGGTAACGGAGGTAGATTGGTTATTAGGTTCATGTCTTTGTTTAAGACGCAAGGCCTGGGAAGAGGTGGGCGGTTTTGATGAAAGATTTTTTCTATATTTTGAGGATACTGATCTTGCGCGACGTTTTTGGGTAAAGGGTTGGAAAGTGGTATATTGTCCCCAAGCTAAAGTTATCCATAATCATAACCGTCAAAGTGCGGCCAAGCCTTGGTATACCTCTCCTTTTAACTCGGCTGGTAGGCAACATATTCTTTCTTGGTTAAAATATCTTAAAAAGTGGGGATTAAAAAATCCAGCCAATAGGGTTTAA
- a CDS encoding glycosyltransferase family 2 protein: protein MKKVAVVISPNYKDYAKKYLAACLSSLRSQTFIDFDLYLIDNETSEESFAFLRQEAPEAIIKRLNDNAGFAGGNNAALHEIIEKNYEYAVLFNMDTEIEPKALESLVKAMDSDIKAGAIQAALLLHPDRHLLNSVGNISHFLGFGYCLGYREPLSTLPKDVCDIFYPSGAAVILRVKALKEVGLFDEEMWMYNEDEDLGWRLWLRGWTCRLEPRALVFHNYEFARSVKKYYWMDRNRLITIFKNYHCLTIVLIIPALVLMEFGLGLFALKSGWWREKLRVWAYFLSPKTWRYLIKARRAIQKTRLVKDREIIKMISGHIWYQEIDDWKLRMINPFFALYWRLVKFLIRW from the coding sequence ATGAAAAAAGTCGCGGTAGTTATTAGTCCCAATTATAAAGATTATGCCAAAAAATACTTGGCTGCTTGTTTGTCGTCTTTAAGATCGCAGACTTTTATTGACTTTGATCTTTATCTAATAGACAACGAAACAAGTGAAGAAAGTTTTGCTTTTTTGCGCCAAGAGGCACCTGAGGCGATTATTAAAAGACTTAATGATAACGCCGGTTTTGCCGGTGGTAATAATGCGGCCTTGCATGAAATAATTGAAAAAAATTATGAATACGCCGTACTTTTTAATATGGACACCGAGATCGAACCAAAGGCTTTGGAGTCTTTGGTTAAAGCTATGGACTCTGATATTAAGGCTGGTGCTATACAGGCAGCCTTATTACTTCACCCGGATAGACATCTTCTTAACAGTGTTGGCAACATATCCCATTTCCTTGGTTTTGGTTATTGTCTAGGTTACAGAGAGCCTTTATCTACCTTGCCTAAAGATGTGTGCGATATCTTTTACCCTTCTGGGGCAGCGGTTATTTTAAGGGTCAAGGCTTTAAAAGAAGTCGGTCTTTTTGATGAAGAAATGTGGATGTATAATGAAGACGAAGATTTGGGTTGGCGTTTATGGCTTAGAGGCTGGACTTGCCGACTTGAACCTAGGGCCTTGGTTTTTCATAATTATGAGTTTGCTCGTTCGGTTAAAAAATATTATTGGATGGATCGCAATCGCTTAATTACAATTTTTAAAAATTATCATTGTCTAACCATTGTTTTAATTATACCAGCCCTGGTTTTAATGGAATTTGGATTAGGTCTTTTTGCTCTTAAGAGTGGCTGGTGGAGAGAAAAATTAAGGGTTTGGGCTTATTTTCTTTCCCCTAAAACTTGGCGGTATTTAATTAAAGCGAGACGAGCCATACAGAAAACTCGCTTAGTTAAAGACAGAGAAATTATAAAAATGATCAGCGGACATATTTGGTACCAAGAAATTGATGATTGGAAGCTGAGAATGATTAATCCTTTTTTTGCCCTTTATTGGCGACTTGTAAAATTTTTAATCAGGTGGTAA
- a CDS encoding glycosyltransferase family 2 protein: MDFSIVIVSYNSRVQLPANLASLKESVGELDYEIIVVDNASIDSTKDFLARDWPEVKLVANQENLGFAKASNIGIKIAKGDNIILLNPDMKVFPETLIDLKNWLKNNDQADVVGVKLLNEEDKLVSQVRRFPTFFDQLMIILKIPHLVPSVLNRYLCAGFDYNQDRVVDSLRGSFFVLPKRTLEKYGLLDERYFLWFEEVDYCRTVKEGGGQVWYTSSVKAIDYVGQSFNRLPRLKAQKYFKDSQLTYFKKWQPGWRVWLLKLAWFFGLLLTRILKSGESKEEKEA, from the coding sequence ATGGACTTTTCTATAGTCATCGTGAGTTATAACAGTCGGGTACAGTTACCGGCTAATTTAGCTTCTTTAAAAGAAAGTGTAGGAGAGCTTGATTATGAAATAATCGTAGTGGATAATGCTTCAATTGATAGCACTAAAGATTTTTTAGCAAGAGATTGGCCTGAAGTTAAGCTAGTAGCTAACCAAGAAAACTTGGGTTTTGCCAAAGCTTCAAATATTGGGATTAAAATAGCTAAAGGTGATAATATTATTCTTTTAAATCCAGATATGAAAGTTTTCCCCGAGACGCTTATTGATCTTAAGAATTGGCTAAAGAATAATGATCAAGCTGACGTGGTTGGAGTTAAACTACTTAATGAAGAGGATAAACTTGTATCACAAGTTAGACGGTTCCCGACCTTTTTTGATCAACTAATGATTATTTTAAAGATTCCGCATCTTGTACCCTCTGTTCTTAACCGTTATCTTTGCGCTGGCTTTGATTATAATCAAGACAGGGTTGTTGATTCTCTGCGCGGTTCGTTTTTTGTACTACCTAAAAGAACTTTGGAAAAGTATGGTCTTTTGGATGAAAGATATTTTCTTTGGTTTGAGGAAGTGGATTACTGTCGGACAGTTAAGGAGGGAGGCGGACAAGTTTGGTATACTTCATCCGTTAAAGCCATTGATTATGTCGGGCAAAGTTTTAACCGTTTACCACGTTTAAAGGCGCAGAAATATTTTAAAGATAGCCAGCTGACTTATTTTAAAAAATGGCAGCCTGGTTGGAGGGTTTGGTTACTTAAGCTTGCTTGGTTCTTCGGACTATTGTTAACCAGAATTTTAAAGAGTGGGGAGAGTAAAGAAGAAAAAGAGGCTTAA
- a CDS encoding glycosyltransferase family 2 protein: MTEQLPRLGVGFITYGNLTAAYLPSFLESLAAQTYKNFRLVAFDNTPEEDNENIHILKQFSQLSQYSQVEIIRRGDNLGFGKAYNIMLNQAVGLGDKYFLMINPDTLCEPDMLEKLVLALESDESLSSVSPKIKVWDFHNKLKTEILDTCGLVLKPGLRFIDLGQAEIDNGQYDQASIIGPSGAAGLFRLSSLVEEANKNIKDNQEDSQEESQGKKQEESNKEVNELQFFDENFFMYKEDCDLVYRLHLAGFSSKLISEAVVYHDRTSTGGSLFKRAINRLGRSPEARRQAFLGQHFLWIKYWGRQSWFNKIFIIWQATLRFFAVLLFEQNLLSSYLTIKKTAKHLKRY, from the coding sequence ATGACCGAACAACTACCCCGTTTGGGTGTCGGTTTTATTACTTACGGTAATTTAACGGCGGCTTATTTGCCGTCGTTTTTGGAAAGCCTGGCAGCACAAACTTATAAGAACTTTCGTCTAGTAGCTTTTGATAACACCCCAGAAGAAGATAATGAGAATATTCATATTCTAAAACAATTCTCTCAATTATCTCAATATTCTCAGGTAGAGATTATAAGAAGAGGGGATAACTTGGGTTTTGGGAAAGCCTATAACATAATGCTTAATCAAGCTGTTGGCTTAGGAGATAAATATTTTTTAATGATTAATCCGGACACTTTGTGCGAACCGGACATGCTTGAAAAATTAGTTTTGGCTTTAGAGAGTGATGAATCTTTATCATCAGTCTCTCCTAAAATAAAAGTTTGGGATTTTCATAATAAACTTAAAACAGAAATTTTAGACACTTGCGGTTTAGTTTTAAAACCAGGCTTGCGTTTTATTGATCTTGGACAAGCAGAAATAGATAACGGACAGTATGACCAAGCTTCAATTATTGGTCCCTCCGGGGCGGCCGGGCTTTTTCGTTTGTCTTCTTTGGTAGAAGAGGCTAATAAAAATATTAAAGATAATCAAGAAGACAGTCAAGAAGAAAGTCAAGGAAAAAAACAAGAAGAAAGTAATAAAGAAGTAAATGAACTGCAATTTTTTGATGAAAACTTTTTTATGTATAAAGAAGATTGCGACCTGGTTTATCGTCTTCATTTAGCTGGTTTTTCCTCTAAATTAATAAGCGAGGCGGTGGTTTATCATGATCGCACTTCTACTGGTGGTTCTTTATTTAAAAGAGCTATTAATCGTTTAGGACGTTCGCCCGAAGCTCGTAGACAAGCTTTTTTAGGCCAACATTTTTTATGGATTAAATATTGGGGTAGGCAGTCTTGGTTTAATAAGATTTTTATTATTTGGCAGGCCACTTTACGGTTTTTTGCCGTTTTGCTTTTTGAGCAAAATCTGTTAAGCTCTTATTTGACGATTAAAAAAACCGCTAAACACTTAAAACGCTATTAA
- a CDS encoding sugar phosphate nucleotidyltransferase, whose protein sequence is MKGIVLSAGKATRLRPCTLVTSKGLLPVYNRPMIYYPLNTLIKAGIKDILIIVAPSEAGDYLNLLGSGRQFGAYFQYEIQDEPRGLADAFILGEHFIGKDDVTMILGDNIFVDDFSEEISSFKSGAKIFAKPVHDPERFGVVEIDENNKALSIEEKPAKPKSNLCITGLYIYDNRVVEAAKGVKPSPRGELEIVDLHNWYLDKNELEVATVENEWLDAGTFDSLLEAQILAKAKLKDKLLF, encoded by the coding sequence ATGAAAGGTATAGTTTTATCGGCCGGTAAGGCCACTCGTCTAAGACCATGTACTTTGGTAACCAGCAAGGGTCTTTTGCCTGTTTATAACCGCCCAATGATTTATTACCCGCTTAATACGTTAATTAAGGCCGGTATTAAGGATATTTTAATTATTGTAGCTCCTTCAGAGGCCGGTGATTATCTTAATCTACTAGGCTCCGGCAGACAGTTTGGGGCGTATTTTCAATATGAAATACAGGATGAACCAAGGGGGCTGGCTGACGCCTTTATCTTAGGCGAGCACTTTATCGGAAAAGATGATGTTACTATGATTTTGGGAGATAATATCTTTGTAGATGATTTTTCCGAAGAAATTTCTTCTTTTAAGAGTGGCGCTAAGATTTTTGCCAAACCAGTACATGATCCGGAACGTTTTGGGGTAGTGGAAATAGACGAAAATAATAAAGCTTTATCTATTGAAGAAAAACCCGCTAAGCCTAAAAGCAATCTTTGTATTACCGGGCTGTATATTTATGATAACCGAGTTGTTGAGGCGGCTAAAGGAGTTAAGCCCAGTCCTCGCGGTGAATTAGAAATTGTTGATCTACATAATTGGTACTTAGATAAGAATGAGCTGGAAGTAGCTACCGTAGAAAATGAATGGTTGGACGCTGGTACTTTTGATAGTCTTTTGGAGGCACAAATTCTAGCTAAAGCAAAATTAAAGGATAAGTTATTATTTTAA